In Ectothiorhodospira sp. BSL-9, a single window of DNA contains:
- the nusA gene encoding transcription termination factor NusA has product MSKEILLVVDAVSNEKGVDKSVIFEAIESALASATRKKHGGEIDVRVSIHRETGDYETYRRWCVVDDEDPEFESPERQILYSYAIQNHPDIQVGEYIEKPIESVEFGRIAAQTAKQVIVQKVREAERAKVVDEFQDRVGELVMGTVKRSERNGVFLDLGSNAEALIPRDEMIARETVRPNDRLRGYLREVRTEQRGPQLFVSRTVPEFLVELFKLEVPEVGQGLIEIMGAARDPGMRAKIAVRSHDPRLDPVGACVGMRGSRVQSVSNELAGERIDIILWNENPAQFVINAMSPAEVLSIVVDEDRNSMDIAVAEEKLSQAIGRGGQNVRLASQLTGWELNVMSEKQAVEKNEHETAELQQMFMDSLDVDEEVAAILVQEGFSSIDEVAYVPTAEIMQIEEFDDEIVEELRRRARDALLTKAIASEEQHTGGTPAADLLEMEGMNSELAHRLAARGICTMEDLAEQSVDDLVEQASVDPEQAASLIMAARAPWFADQTKDA; this is encoded by the coding sequence ATGAGCAAAGAAATCCTGCTGGTGGTGGACGCCGTCTCCAATGAGAAGGGCGTCGACAAGAGCGTGATCTTTGAGGCCATTGAGTCCGCTCTGGCCTCCGCCACACGCAAGAAGCACGGCGGCGAGATCGACGTGCGCGTCAGTATTCACCGGGAGACCGGCGACTATGAGACCTACCGTCGCTGGTGCGTGGTGGATGACGAAGATCCGGAGTTCGAAAGCCCCGAGCGGCAGATCCTCTATTCCTACGCGATTCAGAATCACCCGGACATTCAGGTGGGTGAATACATCGAAAAGCCCATCGAGTCGGTGGAGTTCGGTCGCATCGCTGCCCAGACCGCCAAGCAGGTCATTGTGCAGAAGGTGCGGGAGGCTGAGCGGGCCAAGGTCGTGGATGAGTTTCAGGATCGCGTGGGCGAACTGGTGATGGGCACGGTGAAGCGTTCCGAACGCAACGGCGTGTTTCTGGACCTGGGGAGCAATGCCGAGGCCCTGATCCCTCGCGACGAGATGATCGCCCGGGAGACGGTGCGCCCCAACGACCGACTGCGCGGCTATCTGCGCGAGGTGCGGACCGAGCAGCGCGGTCCGCAGCTGTTTGTGAGTCGCACCGTGCCCGAGTTCCTGGTGGAGCTGTTCAAGCTGGAAGTGCCGGAAGTGGGGCAGGGTTTGATCGAGATCATGGGGGCAGCCCGCGACCCGGGCATGCGCGCCAAGATCGCCGTACGCTCCCACGACCCTCGCCTGGACCCGGTGGGTGCCTGCGTGGGCATGCGTGGTTCCCGGGTGCAGTCCGTCTCCAACGAGCTGGCCGGTGAGCGCATCGATATCATTCTCTGGAACGAAAACCCTGCCCAGTTCGTCATCAATGCCATGTCGCCGGCGGAGGTGCTGTCCATTGTGGTGGACGAGGACCGCAACAGCATGGACATCGCCGTGGCTGAGGAGAAGCTTTCCCAGGCCATCGGTCGTGGCGGTCAGAACGTTCGTCTGGCATCGCAGCTCACGGGTTGGGAATTGAATGTGATGAGCGAGAAGCAGGCCGTGGAGAAGAACGAACACGAAACGGCCGAACTCCAGCAGATGTTCATGGACAGCCTGGACGTGGATGAGGAAGTGGCTGCCATCCTGGTGCAGGAAGGTTTCTCCAGTATCGATGAAGTGGCCTACGTGCCCACCGCCGAGATCATGCAGATTGAGGAATTCGACGACGAGATCGTCGAGGAGTTGCGCCGCCGCGCCCGTGATGCCCTGTTGACCAAGGCCATCGCCTCGGAGGAGCAGCATACCGGTGGCACGCCAGCGGCCGACCTCCTGGAGATGGAGGGCATGAACTCCGAGTTGGCGCATCGCCTGGCTGCTCGCGGGATCTGCACCATGGAGGACCTGGCCGAGCAATCGGTGGACGACCTGGTGGAACAGGCATCGGTCGACCCGGAGCAGGCAGCCAGCCTGATCATGGCGGCTCGTGCCCCCTGGTTTGCGGACCAGACAAAAGACGCGTAA
- the rimP gene encoding ribosome maturation factor RimP: MELTRLIRPVVEGLGYELWGLEYRVQRTSAFLRIFIDGPEGVTLDDCAAVSDQVSGVLDVEDPIPVPYRLEVSSPGMDRPLFESAHYRRYPGARVRVRTIWPVEGQRNFKGVIESVEDEAVVLTLDDGEGSVRIPLESVSRARLVPSF, encoded by the coding sequence CTGGAATTGACGCGTCTGATTCGTCCCGTGGTCGAAGGGCTTGGTTACGAGTTGTGGGGCCTGGAGTATCGGGTTCAGCGCACCAGCGCCTTCTTGAGGATCTTTATCGACGGCCCGGAAGGCGTCACGCTGGACGACTGCGCCGCCGTGAGTGATCAGGTGAGTGGCGTGCTGGACGTGGAAGATCCCATCCCGGTGCCCTATCGCCTGGAGGTGTCTTCGCCCGGTATGGACCGCCCGCTCTTCGAGTCGGCCCATTACCGGCGTTACCCGGGTGCCCGTGTTCGTGTCCGCACCATCTGGCCCGTGGAGGGTCAGCGCAACTTCAAGGGCGTGATCGAGTCTGTGGAGGATGAGGCGGTGGTGCTCACCCTGGATGATGGTGAAGGGTCTGTGCGCATCCCCCTGGAATCGGTTTCCCGGGCACGATTGGTGCCCAGCTTCTGA
- a CDS encoding DUF2818 family protein, translating to MDTLQIAVWFYLAAMILAANLPWMTDRVFFFFSAPGGRKAPGWRFAEWGVLYGVALALGWALENYMTGNVHGQGWQFYAITLSLFAVSAFPGFIYRHDLRKHLVRRSRVPHAASETAD from the coding sequence ATGGATACGTTGCAGATTGCCGTATGGTTTTACCTGGCCGCCATGATCCTGGCCGCCAACCTGCCCTGGATGACCGACAGGGTGTTCTTTTTCTTCTCTGCACCCGGCGGCAGAAAGGCGCCGGGCTGGCGGTTCGCGGAGTGGGGTGTCCTGTATGGGGTGGCCCTGGCACTGGGTTGGGCGCTGGAAAACTACATGACCGGCAATGTCCACGGGCAGGGCTGGCAGTTCTACGCCATTACCCTCTCCTTGTTCGCTGTGTCCGCCTTCCCGGGGTTCATCTACCGCCACGATCTGCGCAAGCATCTGGTTCGTCGCAGTCGAGTGCCTCATGCTGCCTCGGAAACGGCGGATTGA
- the nuoN gene encoding NADH-quinone oxidoreductase subunit NuoN: MTFEIPDFVPIIPELFLLGMACAILVADLFIPQARRDITYGLTQFTLLGTFVLTVILAAPETRLTFSDSFVADPMSDLLKSVVLLISAAVFLYSRPYLQSRDLHKGEFYVLGLFGVLGMLIMISAHSLLTLYLGLELLALCLYALVAFDRDSPVASESAMKYFVLGSIASGMLLYGMSLLYGITGTLDIAGVTQGVVAAAAGSADHNIALVFALAFVVVGLGFKLGAVPFHMWLPDVYHGAPTPVTLFIGAAPKIAGFAIAMRLLVDGLGPLHGDWQGMLLILAVLSLALGNVVAIAQTNIKRMFAYSTIAHVGFIVMGLMSGTEAGYAAAMFYVIVYAITSAGAFGMVLFLSRKGFEADNIEDFKGLNDRSPWFAFIMLLLMFSMAGVPPTVGFYAKLAVLQSVVQVEFVWLAVFAVLMSVIGAFYYLRVVKYMYFDKPTDTAPLPQGTGINVVLSINGLLVIGLGIFPGLLMALTAAAR; this comes from the coding sequence ATGACCTTTGAGATACCGGATTTCGTTCCCATCATCCCCGAGCTGTTCCTGCTGGGCATGGCTTGCGCCATCCTGGTCGCGGATCTGTTCATCCCCCAGGCGCGTCGGGACATCACCTACGGGCTCACCCAGTTCACGCTCTTGGGCACCTTTGTCCTCACGGTGATCCTGGCGGCCCCGGAGACCCGGCTCACCTTCAGTGACAGCTTTGTGGCCGATCCCATGTCGGATCTGCTCAAGTCCGTGGTGCTGCTGATATCCGCGGCGGTGTTCCTCTACTCCAGGCCCTACCTGCAAAGTCGGGATCTGCACAAGGGTGAGTTCTACGTACTGGGCCTGTTCGGTGTGCTGGGGATGTTGATCATGATCTCGGCCCACAGCCTGCTCACCCTGTACCTGGGGCTGGAACTCCTGGCTCTCTGTCTTTACGCCCTGGTGGCCTTTGATCGAGACTCCCCCGTGGCCTCCGAGTCGGCCATGAAGTACTTCGTGCTGGGCTCCATTGCCTCGGGCATGCTGCTCTATGGCATGTCGCTGCTTTACGGGATCACGGGCACCCTGGATATCGCCGGTGTGACCCAGGGTGTGGTGGCTGCGGCAGCGGGCTCGGCGGATCACAATATTGCCCTGGTGTTCGCCCTGGCCTTCGTGGTGGTGGGTCTTGGCTTCAAGCTGGGGGCCGTGCCATTCCATATGTGGTTGCCCGATGTCTATCATGGGGCGCCCACGCCGGTGACCCTGTTCATCGGCGCTGCGCCCAAGATTGCCGGCTTTGCCATCGCCATGCGTCTGCTGGTGGATGGTTTGGGGCCCTTGCACGGCGACTGGCAGGGCATGCTGCTGATCCTGGCGGTGCTTTCCCTGGCCTTGGGTAACGTGGTGGCCATCGCCCAGACCAACATCAAACGGATGTTTGCCTATTCGACCATCGCCCATGTGGGTTTCATCGTCATGGGGCTGATGTCGGGGACCGAGGCGGGCTACGCCGCCGCCATGTTCTACGTGATTGTGTATGCCATCACTTCGGCGGGAGCCTTCGGCATGGTCCTTTTCCTGTCACGCAAGGGCTTTGAGGCGGACAATATCGAGGACTTCAAGGGATTGAATGATCGCAGCCCGTGGTTCGCGTTCATCATGCTCCTGCTGATGTTTTCCATGGCCGGTGTGCCGCCTACCGTGGGCTTCTATGCCAAGCTGGCGGTGCTGCAGTCGGTGGTGCAGGTGGAGTTTGTCTGGCTGGCGGTGTTTGCGGTCCTCATGTCGGTGATCGGGGCCTTCTACTATCTGCGGGTGGTCAAGTACATGTACTTTGACAAGCCCACGGACACGGCGCCGCTGCCCCAGGGAACCGGCATCAACGTGGTGCTGTCCATTAACGGGTTGCTGGTCATCGGCCTGGGGATCTTCCCCGGCCTGCTGATGGCCCTGACGGCCGCCGCGAGATAG
- a CDS encoding NADH-quinone oxidoreductase subunit M yields MFADWPLLSLVIWTPIIGGLIVLFVGDRVPEASRRLSLSIAVLTFLLSLPLFALFDRSTHEMQFVEWVPWISTFDIHYHLGVDGISMPLILLTTFTTMLVVLAAWEVIQYRVSQYMASFLILAGLMNGVFSALDAVLFYVFFEAMLIPMFLVIGIWGGPNRIYATLKFFLYTFFGSVFLLIALIYLYTQAGSFAILDFHHTPLGMTAQTLIFLAMLLAFAVKIPMFPVHTWLPDAHVEAPTGGSVILAAIMLKIGGYGFLRFSLPITPDAAMALDWLMITLSLIAVVYVGLVALMQKDMKKLIAYSSIAHMGFVTLGFFIVFMIYNNTGDWQGAGLGISGGMVQMISHGLISAAMFLSVGVLYDRMHSRQIADYGGVANTMPWFAAFFVLFAMANTGLPGTSGFVGEFMVILAAFRADFWIALLAATTLILAAAYTLWLVKRVIYGEVANDNVAQLQDLNRREFWILGVLAFAILLLGVWPAPLLDVLDATVENLVRHIAVSKL; encoded by the coding sequence ATGTTTGCTGACTGGCCACTTTTGTCTCTGGTGATATGGACGCCGATTATCGGTGGACTCATCGTATTGTTCGTGGGTGATCGGGTGCCGGAGGCATCCCGGCGCCTGTCCCTGTCGATCGCGGTCCTGACCTTCCTGCTGAGCCTGCCATTGTTTGCGCTCTTCGACCGCTCCACCCACGAGATGCAGTTCGTGGAATGGGTCCCCTGGATCAGTACCTTCGACATCCATTACCACCTGGGGGTGGACGGTATTTCCATGCCGTTGATCCTGCTGACCACCTTCACCACGATGCTGGTGGTGCTGGCGGCGTGGGAGGTGATCCAGTACCGGGTGTCCCAGTACATGGCGTCGTTCCTCATCCTGGCGGGCCTGATGAATGGGGTGTTTTCCGCTCTGGATGCCGTCCTGTTCTACGTCTTCTTTGAGGCCATGCTGATCCCCATGTTCCTGGTGATCGGCATCTGGGGTGGTCCCAACCGGATCTACGCCACCCTGAAGTTCTTCCTTTACACCTTCTTCGGTTCGGTCTTCCTGTTGATTGCCCTGATCTACCTCTATACCCAGGCGGGCAGCTTCGCGATTCTGGATTTCCATCACACCCCACTGGGCATGACCGCCCAGACACTGATCTTCCTGGCCATGCTGCTGGCCTTCGCGGTCAAGATTCCCATGTTCCCGGTGCACACCTGGTTGCCGGATGCCCACGTGGAGGCGCCTACCGGTGGGTCCGTGATCCTGGCGGCCATCATGCTCAAGATCGGCGGCTATGGCTTCCTGCGCTTCTCCCTGCCCATTACCCCGGATGCGGCCATGGCTCTGGACTGGCTGATGATCACCCTGTCGTTGATCGCAGTGGTGTACGTGGGCCTGGTGGCGCTGATGCAGAAGGACATGAAGAAGCTCATTGCCTACTCCTCCATTGCGCACATGGGCTTCGTGACCCTGGGCTTCTTCATCGTCTTCATGATCTACAACAACACCGGCGACTGGCAGGGTGCCGGGCTTGGGATCAGCGGCGGGATGGTGCAGATGATCTCCCACGGCCTGATCTCGGCGGCCATGTTCCTCAGCGTGGGCGTGCTCTATGACCGCATGCACAGCCGGCAGATCGCCGACTATGGCGGCGTGGCCAATACCATGCCCTGGTTTGCAGCGTTCTTCGTGCTGTTCGCCATGGCGAACACGGGTCTGCCCGGTACTTCTGGTTTCGTGGGCGAATTCATGGTCATCCTGGCGGCCTTCCGTGCCGATTTCTGGATCGCCCTGCTGGCCGCCACCACGCTGATCCTGGCCGCCGCCTATACCCTGTGGCTGGTCAAACGGGTGATCTATGGCGAGGTGGCCAACGACAACGTGGCCCAATTGCAGGACCTGAACCGGCGGGAATTCTGGATCCTCGGCGTGCTGGCCTTTGCCATCCTCCTGTTGGGGGTCTGGCCGGCGCCGCTGCTGGACGTACTGGACGCCACCGTGGAAAACCTGGTGCGGCATATCGCCGTCTCCAAGCTCTAA